In Sphingomonas psychrotolerans, the following proteins share a genomic window:
- the tuf gene encoding elongation factor Tu: MAKAKFERNKPHLNIGTIGHVDHGKTSLTAAITKILAETTGGTAVDFANIDKAPEERERGITISTAHVEYETAARHYAHVDCPGHADYVKNMITGAAQMDGAILVVAATDGPMPQTKEHILLARQVGVPTMVVFLNKVDLVDDEEILELVEMEIREELSKREFDGDNIPIIRGSATCALSGSDEKLGKEAILALMKAVDESIPQPERPLDKPFMMPIEDVFSISGRGTVVTGRVETGIVKVGEEVEIVGIQETVRKTTVTGVEMFRKLLDQGQAGDNIGALIRGVGREEVERGQVLAKPGSIKPHTDFKSEVYVLSKDEGGRHTPFFANYRPQFYFRTTDVTGTIELPEGTEMVMPGDNVALGIKLIAPIAMDVGQRFTIREGGRTVGAGVVAEIQK, from the coding sequence ATGGCGAAGGCAAAATTCGAGCGGAACAAGCCGCATCTCAACATCGGCACCATCGGTCACGTCGACCATGGCAAGACGTCGCTGACGGCCGCCATCACCAAGATCCTGGCCGAGACGACCGGTGGCACCGCCGTCGACTTCGCCAACATCGACAAGGCGCCGGAAGAGCGCGAGCGCGGCATCACCATCTCGACCGCACATGTCGAGTATGAGACCGCGGCGCGTCACTACGCCCACGTCGATTGCCCGGGCCACGCCGATTATGTGAAGAACATGATCACCGGCGCCGCGCAGATGGATGGCGCGATCCTCGTGGTCGCCGCGACTGACGGCCCGATGCCGCAGACTAAGGAGCACATCCTCCTCGCCCGTCAGGTCGGCGTGCCGACGATGGTCGTGTTCCTCAACAAGGTCGATCTGGTCGACGACGAGGAAATCCTCGAGCTGGTCGAGATGGAAATCCGCGAAGAGCTCAGCAAGCGCGAGTTCGACGGCGACAACATTCCGATCATCCGTGGTTCGGCGACCTGCGCGCTCTCGGGTTCTGACGAGAAGCTCGGCAAGGAAGCGATCCTCGCGCTGATGAAGGCGGTCGACGAGTCGATCCCGCAGCCCGAGCGTCCGCTCGACAAGCCGTTCATGATGCCGATCGAGGACGTGTTCTCGATCTCGGGTCGCGGCACCGTCGTCACCGGCCGCGTCGAGACCGGCATCGTCAAGGTCGGCGAGGAAGTCGAGATCGTCGGCATCCAGGAGACCGTCCGCAAGACCACGGTCACCGGCGTCGAGATGTTCCGCAAGCTGCTCGATCAGGGCCAGGCCGGCGACAACATCGGCGCGCTGATCCGCGGCGTGGGCCGTGAAGAAGTCGAGCGTGGCCAGGTTCTGGCCAAGCCGGGTTCGATCAAGCCGCACACCGACTTCAAGTCGGAAGTGTACGTGCTGTCGAAGGACGAGGGTGGCCGTCACACGCCGTTCTTCGCCAACTATCGCCCGCAGTTCTACTTCCGCACGACCGACGTGACCGGCACGATCGAACTGCCTGAGGGCACCGAGATGGTGATGCCGGGCGACAACGTCGCTTTGGGCATCAAGCTCATCGCGCCGATCGCCATGGACGTCGGCCAGCGCTTCACGATCCGCGAAGGCGGCCGCACCGTCGGTGCAGGCGTCGTCGCCGAGATCCAGAAGTAA